The following are from one region of the Salvelinus fontinalis isolate EN_2023a chromosome 5, ASM2944872v1, whole genome shotgun sequence genome:
- the LOC129856115 gene encoding histidine-rich glycoprotein-like, producing the protein MECCHHNHSCTHDHYSWHEDYDNSSRNNHSCFDYNNSSNHHNHRSCHHNHYCSNYNHSFSNYSHSFSHNNHRCCHHKHSCPHDHHSWHDDYHNSSRNNHSCFDNNNSSHHHNHRSCHHNHYCSNYNPSCCCNHKHSCLYDHHSWCCHHNHSFPHDHYSWHEDYDNSSRNNHSCFDYNNSSNHHNHRSCHHNHYCSNYNHSFSNYSHSFSHNNHRCCHDNHSCPHNHYSWHDDYHNSGHNNHSCFDYNNSSNHHNHRSCNHNHSCSNYIHSCSNYNHSLSHNNHRCCHHNHSCPHDHHSWHDHYHNSGRNNHSCFDYNISSNHHNHRSCHHNHYCSNYNPSCCCNHNHSCPYDHHSWHDDYHNSGRNNHSCFDYNISSNHHNHRSCHHIHYCSN; encoded by the exons ATGGA gtgCTGCCatcacaaccacagctgcacccaCGACCACTACAGTTGGCATGAAGACTATGACAATTCCAGtcgcaacaaccacagctgcttcgactacaacaacagcagcaaccacCACAATCACaggagctgccaccacaaccactactgctccaactacaaccacagcttctcCAACTACAGCCACagtttctcccacaacaaccacag gtgCTGCCATCACAAACACAGCTGCCCCCACGACCACCACAGCTGGCATGACGACTACCACAATTCCAGtcgcaacaaccacagctgcttcgacaacaacaacagcagccacCACCACAATCACaggagctgccaccacaaccactactgctccaactacaacccaAGCTGCTGCTGCAACCACAAACACAGCTGCCTCTACGACCACCACAGCTG gtgCTGCCATCACAACCACAGCTTCCCCCACGACCACTACAGTTGGCATGAAGACTATGACAATTCCAGtcgcaacaaccacagctgcttcgactacaacaacagcagcaaccacCACAATCACaggagctgccaccacaaccactactgctccaactacaaccacagcttctcCAACTACAGCCACagtttctcccacaacaaccacaggtgCTGCCATGACAACCACAGCTGCCCCCACAACCACTACAGTTGGCATGACGACTACCACAATTCCggtcacaacaaccacagctgcttcgactacaacaacagcagcaaccacCACAATCACAGGAGCTGCAACCACAACCACTCCTGCTCCAACTACATCCACAgctgctccaactacaaccacagtttatcccacaacaaccacaggtgCTGCCATCACAACCACAGCTGCCCCCACGACCACCACAGCTGGCATGACCACTACCACAATTCCGGTCGCAACAACCATAGCTGCTTCGACTACAACATCAGCAGCAACCACCACAATCACaggagctgccaccacaaccactactgctCCAATTACAACCCCAGCTGCTGCTGCAACCACAACCACAGCTGCCCCTACGACCACCACAGCTGGCATGACGACTACCACAATTCCGGtcgcaacaaccacagctgcttcgACTACAACATCAGCAGCAACCACCACAATCACAGGAGCTGCCACCACATCCACTACTGCTCCAACTAA